The following proteins are co-located in the Gorilla gorilla gorilla isolate KB3781 chromosome 7, NHGRI_mGorGor1-v2.1_pri, whole genome shotgun sequence genome:
- the LOC109028071 gene encoding uncharacterized protein: MALGLCRCFHPRHSMAAFGLFPALPSALNSHPACTCLLDPSTWRPAHVSGPALPSSPQILSVFSLSFPGFVNGSCVSRYKPAIIFSPGLPPPDLPSSVSIFHLQLLCSHGHCCITESGPLLSFSNWPPSLVPPFLKSPVHCHQIKLSPARSPLSEKPPLTWKHHCLAHILTYSPSRLDPHTSFQPPLPLHSPLPPPPPHPLFSPPL, translated from the coding sequence ATGGCCCTCGGCCTGTGCCGCTGCTTCCACCCTCGCCACTCCATGGCAGCTTTTGGTCTGTTTCCggctctgccctctgccctgaACTCTCATCCAGCTTGTACCTGCCTGCTGGACCCCTCCACCTGGAGGCCAGCCCATGTCTCAGGCCCAGCCCTACCCTCTTCTCCTCAAATTCTAAGTGTTTTCTCTTTAAGTTTCCCTGGCTTTGTGAATGGATCATGTGTCTCTAGGTATAAACCTGCCATCATCTTTTCACCCGGCTTACCTCCACCAGATCTCCCCAGTTCTGTCTCCATCTTCCACCTGCAGCTGCTTTGTTCTCATGGTCACTGCTGCATCACTGAGTCTGGACCCTTGTTATCATTTTCAAACTGGCCTCCTTCCCTCGTTCCCCCCTTCTTAAAGTCACCTGTCCATTGCCACCAGATTAAGCTTTCTCCAGCCAGATCACCTCTCTCTGAGAAACCTCCATTGACATGGAAACACCATTGTCTGGCACACATACTCACATACTCACCTTCCCGTCTTGATCCCCACACATCTTTCCAGCCTCCCCTCCCACTCCactcccccctccctcctccacctccccatcctcttttctcccctcccctctga